Proteins from one Pongo abelii isolate AG06213 chromosome 7, NHGRI_mPonAbe1-v2.0_pri, whole genome shotgun sequence genomic window:
- the LOC129047692 gene encoding protein eva-1 homolog C-like, translating to MNPSSSTSTLRPMAGGPRKETSAPLRQSGSPLFVPKNILAVIDPAIANLKPSLKQKHGINFDPIESKVLRKDGILVSNSLATFAYIRVRSMNQSFLEC from the exons ATGAATCCAAGCTCCTCAACATCTACTCTGCGACCTATGGCAGGAGGACCCAGGAAAGAGACATCTGCTCCTCTGAGGCAGAGCGGCTCCCCCCTTTTCG TTCCCAAGAACATACTGGCAGTGATTGATCCAGCCATTGCTAATCTAAAACCTTCTTTGAAGCAGAAACATG GTATAAACTTTGACCCAATCGAATCGAAGGTTCTGAGGAAAGATGGAATTCTTGTTAGCAACTCTCTGGCCACCTTTGCTTACATTAGAGTTAGGTCAATGAATCAAAGCTTCCTAGAATGCTGA